One Gloeobacter morelensis MG652769 DNA window includes the following coding sequences:
- a CDS encoding TolC family protein — protein sequence MSTSIYPRAKRRYALGLALTFALALPAAALAQPEMPPALSDPLQGGAAVDVGGPLSLDELLSRVERYHPKLLGAFVARRVASAKLLEKQGAFDPVFRAYSESIEYNSTSTRGKFSAAFQNEIKVEFPTRSGIKYDFGARYNVGNVKSPLSSTGDTGEYFVSFSVPLLRGLGVNEKAIAEQQAQLGEPLAQAELVQTRQELKLKAATSYWDWVAAGRRLMVAREVLNLAQVRLEAINNRVGSGDLPAIDAVEAEQEVRLRRGELVKAERDVQKEAFKLSLYFWQADGTQGPPPSLARLPAELSPPAAIDPSLLAAAQREAIERRPELQRLALQRDSARLDLALAENQRLPGVDLYVSPGLDTGNFSIGGTLKFGVAVTLPLAQRTADGLIEQARLKMQKVDLDALGERQRILTDVIDAVSAVDAAYRRYENATQETQFARRLEQGERDRFVLGDSTVFLVNQRERSYASARTKQIDSQAEYERALATFRAVTGQF from the coding sequence ATGTCCACCTCGATTTACCCCCGGGCGAAGCGTCGCTATGCCCTTGGCCTCGCCCTCACCTTCGCACTCGCCCTGCCTGCCGCTGCCCTGGCCCAGCCCGAAATGCCCCCGGCCCTCTCAGACCCGCTCCAGGGGGGAGCGGCGGTAGATGTGGGCGGTCCCCTCTCGCTCGATGAATTGCTCTCGCGCGTCGAGCGCTACCACCCGAAGCTGTTGGGTGCCTTTGTCGCCAGGCGCGTCGCCTCAGCCAAGCTGCTGGAGAAACAAGGAGCCTTCGACCCGGTCTTTCGCGCCTACAGTGAATCGATCGAGTACAACAGCACCTCGACGCGCGGTAAGTTCAGCGCCGCCTTTCAAAACGAGATCAAAGTCGAATTTCCGACCCGCTCCGGCATCAAGTACGACTTCGGCGCCCGCTACAACGTCGGGAACGTCAAATCGCCTTTGTCCTCCACCGGCGACACCGGCGAATATTTTGTGAGCTTCTCGGTGCCGCTGCTGCGCGGGCTGGGCGTCAACGAAAAAGCCATAGCCGAGCAGCAGGCGCAACTGGGCGAGCCGCTCGCCCAGGCCGAACTGGTGCAGACGCGCCAGGAACTCAAGCTCAAGGCGGCCACCAGCTACTGGGACTGGGTGGCGGCAGGACGACGGCTCATGGTGGCCCGCGAGGTGCTCAACCTGGCGCAGGTGCGGTTGGAGGCGATCAACAACCGGGTCGGTTCCGGCGACTTGCCCGCCATCGACGCGGTGGAGGCCGAGCAGGAGGTGCGGTTGCGCCGGGGGGAACTGGTCAAAGCCGAGCGCGACGTCCAAAAAGAAGCCTTCAAACTCTCGCTCTACTTCTGGCAGGCGGACGGTACCCAGGGACCGCCTCCGTCGCTGGCGCGCCTGCCCGCCGAATTGTCCCCACCCGCGGCAATCGACCCGAGCCTGCTCGCAGCAGCCCAGCGCGAAGCCATCGAGCGGCGCCCCGAACTGCAGCGGCTGGCGCTGCAGCGCGACAGTGCCCGGCTGGATCTGGCCCTTGCCGAAAACCAGCGCCTGCCGGGGGTGGACCTCTACGTGAGCCCCGGGCTCGATACCGGCAATTTCTCAATCGGCGGCACGCTCAAATTTGGCGTCGCCGTCACTCTGCCCCTGGCCCAGCGCACCGCCGACGGCCTTATCGAGCAGGCGCGCCTGAAGATGCAGAAAGTCGACCTCGATGCGCTCGGCGAGCGCCAGCGTATCCTCACCGATGTGATCGACGCGGTCTCCGCCGTCGATGCGGCCTACCGGCGCTACGAGAACGCCACCCAGGAGACCCAGTTTGCCCGCCGGCTCGAACAGGGCGAGCGCGACCGCTTCGTGCTGGGCGACAGCACCGTATTTCTGGTCAACCAGCGCGAGCGCAGCTACGCCTCCGCCCGCACCAAACAGATCGACTCCCAGGCCGAATACGAACGGGCGCTTGCCACCTTCCGGGCCGTCACCGGTCAGTTCTGA
- a CDS encoding peptidase domain-containing ABC transporter — translation MSLLKTLPLIVPPTQGPSSEFLHEEAENNLSPYGKLVRLLREDWRDLVALGAYTVMVGLLSLVVPLAASALVNTIATGVYMQPLVILTLLVLGCLTFAGVLQLMQLVLAERLQQRIFARIALRLAVRLPFIRQSALLNEYAPQLVNRFFDVVTAQKTLAKMLLTVPSALLSILVGLVLMAIYSPYLLAFDLFLILFIVLVWAGLGNGGLETSIKESSKKYRVAEWLEELGRCQTGFKMSGVPAFPIERTDALVLEYIKARRLHFRVLFRQAVGNYLFRAAANAGILAIGGWLVINGQLTLGQLVAAELIVLTVLAALDKLIRSLEELYDLLTSLEKLSQATELPIERQGGKPMLRSHRGASVTCRNVRFAYRPGMEVLNGLNLSLRPGERVSLVGTSGAGKSTLSALLCGLLEPNHGTVAINSVEVRDANLHDLRQVVGLVSDTNDEVFEGTIEQNILLGRTDTPYEDLVLALEVSQLADELATLPDGLKTMLVSEGRNLSRGQVQRILIARALVAQPQLLILDEAFTGIDEKDKLAILDNIYSGEHNWTILNISHDPEVVMRSDIVHVLADGRIVETGSPPEMAARPAGRFAVLFPSLRAELAA, via the coding sequence ATGTCATTGCTCAAAACACTGCCGCTCATCGTTCCGCCCACCCAGGGTCCCTCTTCGGAGTTTTTGCACGAGGAGGCCGAGAACAACCTCAGTCCTTACGGCAAGCTAGTCAGGCTGTTGCGCGAGGACTGGCGGGATCTGGTGGCGCTGGGCGCCTACACGGTCATGGTCGGGCTGTTGTCGCTGGTGGTGCCGCTTGCGGCCTCCGCCCTGGTCAACACCATTGCCACGGGCGTCTATATGCAGCCGCTGGTCATTCTGACGCTACTGGTGCTCGGATGTTTGACCTTTGCCGGGGTGCTGCAGCTGATGCAGTTGGTGCTCGCTGAGCGTCTGCAGCAGCGCATCTTTGCGCGCATTGCCCTCAGGCTGGCTGTGCGGTTGCCGTTTATCCGCCAGTCGGCGTTGCTCAACGAGTATGCGCCGCAGCTGGTCAACCGCTTCTTCGACGTGGTCACCGCCCAGAAGACCCTGGCAAAGATGCTGCTCACGGTGCCCTCGGCGCTGTTGTCGATCCTGGTGGGTCTGGTGCTGATGGCCATCTACAGTCCCTACCTGCTGGCGTTCGATCTGTTTTTGATCTTGTTTATCGTGCTGGTCTGGGCGGGGCTGGGGAACGGCGGTCTGGAGACAAGCATCAAAGAATCTTCCAAAAAGTACCGCGTAGCTGAGTGGCTCGAAGAATTGGGCCGCTGCCAGACCGGTTTCAAGATGAGCGGGGTACCTGCCTTCCCGATCGAGCGCACCGACGCGCTGGTGCTCGAATACATCAAGGCGCGCCGGCTGCACTTTCGGGTGCTCTTTCGCCAGGCGGTAGGCAATTATCTGTTTCGCGCGGCGGCCAACGCCGGTATCCTCGCCATCGGCGGCTGGCTGGTCATCAACGGCCAGCTCACCCTGGGCCAATTGGTGGCGGCCGAACTGATCGTGCTCACGGTGCTCGCGGCCCTCGACAAGCTCATCCGCAGCCTCGAAGAACTCTACGACCTGCTGACCAGCCTCGAAAAGCTCAGCCAGGCCACCGAATTGCCCATCGAGCGCCAGGGCGGCAAGCCGATGTTGCGCTCGCACCGTGGGGCAAGCGTCACCTGCCGCAACGTGCGCTTTGCCTACCGCCCCGGCATGGAGGTCTTAAACGGTCTCAATTTGAGCCTCAGACCCGGCGAACGGGTGAGCCTGGTGGGCACCAGCGGTGCGGGCAAATCGACCTTGAGCGCCCTGTTGTGCGGACTGCTCGAACCGAACCACGGCACGGTGGCCATCAACAGCGTCGAGGTGCGCGACGCCAACCTCCACGACCTGCGCCAGGTGGTGGGACTGGTGAGCGACACCAACGACGAAGTGTTCGAGGGCACCATCGAGCAGAATATTCTGCTGGGCCGCACCGATACGCCCTACGAAGATCTCGTGTTGGCTCTGGAAGTCTCACAGTTGGCCGACGAGCTGGCTACACTGCCTGACGGTCTCAAGACGATGCTGGTCAGCGAAGGGCGCAACCTCTCCCGCGGCCAGGTGCAGCGGATCTTGATTGCCCGCGCCCTGGTCGCCCAGCCGCAGCTGTTGATCCTCGACGAGGCCTTTACCGGCATCGACGAAAAGGACAAACTTGCCATCCTCGACAACATCTACAGCGGCGAGCACAACTGGACCATCCTCAATATCTCCCACGACCCGGAGGTGGTGATGCGCTCGGACATCGTGCATGTGCTCGCCGACGGCCGCATCGTGGAGACCGGTTCCCCTCCGGAGATGGCCGCTCGGCCCGCAGGCCGCTTTGCTGTGCTCTTTCCCAGCCTGCGCGCCGAACTGGCCGCGTAA
- a CDS encoding HlyD family secretion protein — protein sequence MSGYVDRHRVSNYEPTSLRSLAQLVTPAPLFSLGTILLLLTLLIGLGLSFIPWQQSVVGKGKVMVLSPMQRPQNIEAQIPGRLVRWNIREGQQVQKGAVVAELADLDAKFLDSNQLARLAQQQRVLVAKRTAAQSRIGSIAAQVTALEGSRGLAIPAARQKAAQSVDRERAFRQSLEAAEANLTTASLNVERLRELHSKGLRSTRDLEVAENDFVKARTESDRAGAALDAARREVSVGRFDQDKVVFDTAAGLASARASLASARETLATIESDILKLDVDIENLRSRTEQRIVRAPSDGVVVRLLKVGSGETVKAGDVLAVVAPATTDRAVEIYLSDNDAPLVAEGRPVRLQFAGWPAVQFVGWPSVAVGTFAGRVAVIDAVDDGTSRYRVIVVPDEQAQRTEQPWPGPQYLRPGTEATGWIMLDTVSLGFELWRQFNAFPPTLQAEPVKLKAKKE from the coding sequence ATGTCCGGATACGTCGATCGCCATAGAGTTTCTAATTACGAGCCGACTTCGCTCCGCTCGCTCGCCCAGCTTGTCACCCCGGCGCCGCTCTTCTCGCTGGGAACTATCCTGCTGCTGCTGACGCTCCTGATTGGCCTGGGGCTGAGTTTTATTCCCTGGCAGCAGTCGGTGGTGGGCAAGGGCAAGGTGATGGTGCTCTCGCCGATGCAGCGGCCCCAAAATATCGAGGCGCAGATTCCCGGTCGGCTGGTGCGCTGGAATATCCGGGAGGGTCAGCAGGTTCAAAAAGGCGCGGTTGTGGCCGAGCTTGCCGACCTCGATGCGAAGTTTCTCGACAGCAACCAGCTTGCCCGCCTCGCACAGCAACAGCGCGTGCTGGTCGCCAAACGCACCGCCGCCCAAAGCCGCATCGGCTCGATCGCCGCTCAGGTGACGGCCCTCGAAGGTTCGCGCGGTCTCGCCATTCCGGCCGCCCGGCAAAAAGCCGCTCAGAGCGTCGATCGCGAGCGCGCCTTCCGCCAGAGCCTGGAGGCGGCCGAAGCCAACCTCACCACCGCCAGCCTCAACGTCGAACGCCTGCGCGAACTGCACAGCAAGGGTCTGCGCTCTACCCGCGATCTTGAAGTGGCCGAAAACGACTTTGTCAAAGCGCGCACCGAGAGCGACCGCGCCGGTGCCGCTTTAGATGCCGCCCGCCGCGAGGTGAGCGTCGGCCGATTCGACCAGGACAAAGTCGTCTTCGACACCGCCGCCGGTCTGGCCAGTGCCCGCGCCTCCCTCGCCTCGGCGCGGGAGACTTTAGCCACCATCGAAAGCGACATCCTCAAGCTCGATGTCGATATCGAGAATCTGCGCTCGCGCACCGAGCAGCGCATCGTGCGCGCCCCGAGCGACGGCGTCGTGGTGCGCCTGCTCAAAGTCGGCTCCGGCGAGACGGTCAAAGCGGGCGACGTGCTCGCGGTGGTCGCCCCTGCCACCACCGACCGGGCGGTCGAAATTTATCTTTCCGACAACGACGCACCGCTGGTGGCCGAGGGCCGCCCGGTCCGGCTGCAGTTTGCCGGCTGGCCTGCGGTACAGTTCGTGGGTTGGCCCTCAGTGGCGGTGGGCACCTTTGCCGGCCGCGTGGCGGTAATTGACGCGGTCGACGACGGCACCAGCCGCTACCGGGTGATCGTGGTCCCCGACGAGCAGGCCCAGCGCACCGAGCAGCCCTGGCCCGGCCCCCAGTACCTGCGTCCCGGCACCGAGGCCACCGGCTGGATCATGCTCGATACGGTCTCCCTGGGCTTCGAGTTGTGGCGGCAATTTAACGCCTTCCCGCCTACCCTCCAGGCGGAACCGGTCAAGCTCAAAGCCAAAAAAGAGTAA
- a CDS encoding gamma-glutamylcyclotransferase, protein MSLYYCHPGDDEPTFLYFAYGSCMCPVDLKRSLAEDVHGRVVGAARLSGYRLGFFHYLERRNCGALDIVPDPHGEVEGVLYRLPWRLGGLLDAREGVRQGDYRHAFVEVSCRGRAYRGVRTYTVVDKLSEEMAPNEWYGSVVLRGALTCGLSESYCWRLFERMCWLEAHRQPADAKCPPHRRRQGGRIAV, encoded by the coding sequence ATGAGCTTGTACTACTGCCACCCTGGCGACGACGAACCGACGTTTTTGTACTTTGCCTACGGCTCGTGCATGTGCCCGGTCGATCTAAAACGTTCTCTGGCTGAGGATGTGCATGGCCGCGTTGTCGGAGCGGCGCGCCTGTCGGGATACCGACTCGGTTTTTTTCATTATTTGGAGCGGCGCAACTGCGGTGCCCTCGACATCGTGCCCGACCCGCACGGCGAGGTCGAAGGGGTACTCTACCGGCTGCCGTGGCGCCTGGGGGGCCTGCTCGATGCGCGCGAGGGAGTGAGGCAGGGCGACTACCGCCATGCCTTTGTCGAAGTAAGTTGCCGGGGACGGGCATACCGGGGGGTGCGCACTTATACCGTCGTCGACAAACTAAGCGAGGAGATGGCCCCCAACGAATGGTACGGCAGCGTCGTTTTGCGCGGAGCGCTCACCTGCGGCCTTTCTGAGTCCTATTGTTGGAGGCTGTTCGAGCGGATGTGCTGGCTTGAGGCGCACCGGCAGCCCGCCGACGCAAAATGCCCGCCCCACCGGCGGCGGCAGGGCGGGCGGATCGCCGTCTAG